The following proteins are co-located in the Paraphotobacterium marinum genome:
- the kdsB gene encoding 3-deoxy-manno-octulosonate cytidylyltransferase, with amino-acid sequence MNTKIIIPCRYQSTRLPQKLMLEILNKPIFWHVVQRCREAGFSNEDIYIATDHDEIYKKATNFGIQSVMTSSSHQSGTDRVFEATQKLELSDEDYIINVQGDEPLINPQLIKEVSKSFHQLPDFKLYTAVTKFHCYDDFINPNMVKAVVENNQAIYFSRSPVPMNRENPEDYSLSFKHIGIYGYKVTHLKEFCQHDESVLERCEKLEQLRAISNNMSIHPVIFEGNVLHGVDTETDFNKIKKEMEG; translated from the coding sequence ATGAATACTAAAATAATAATTCCTTGTCGTTATCAATCAACGCGATTGCCTCAAAAGCTAATGCTTGAGATATTAAACAAACCTATTTTCTGGCATGTGGTTCAAAGATGTAGAGAAGCTGGGTTTTCCAATGAGGATATTTATATCGCAACAGATCATGATGAAATATACAAAAAAGCCACAAACTTTGGAATTCAGTCTGTTATGACTTCTTCCTCTCACCAAAGTGGAACAGACAGAGTTTTTGAGGCAACTCAGAAACTCGAGTTAAGTGATGAAGATTATATTATTAATGTTCAAGGTGATGAGCCACTAATAAACCCTCAGCTTATAAAAGAAGTGAGTAAGAGTTTTCATCAGTTACCGGATTTTAAATTGTATACTGCTGTTACGAAATTTCATTGTTATGATGACTTTATAAATCCAAATATGGTTAAAGCTGTCGTTGAAAATAATCAAGCAATCTATTTTTCTCGCTCTCCCGTTCCAATGAATAGAGAAAATCCTGAAGATTATTCGCTATCTTTCAAGCATATCGGGATTTATGGATACAAGGTCACTCATTTAAAAGAGTTTTGCCAACATGATGAGTCTGTATTAGAAAGATGTGAAAAGTTAGAGCAGCTTAGAGCTATAAGCAATAACATGAGTATTCATCCAGTGATATTTGAAGGTAATGTCCTTCATGGCGTTGATACCGAAACTGATTTTAATAAAATAAAAAAAGAAATGGAAGGTTAA
- the trpA gene encoding tryptophan synthase subunit alpha, which translates to MNRFNKIFNEKRKIFVPYFTLGDPNLDDNLNIIKSAVESGADALELGFPFSDPIADGPTHQKSMERSLQSGVDFKKCVNQIHKIREKYPDIPISLLLYYNILFRIGEESYRQLSDAKVDGIVCVDLPFEESHEHRKLMDKYKLGKVQLIGPNTSLERARFLFNESNAYTYVISDYGTTGAKKSLSQFTLERISELKQVSDKPMIVGFGLSTPEQVAEVLSQGADGAIVGSYLTQKIEKYHDQPMKAQQEISSFIQDTKKLIN; encoded by the coding sequence ATGAATCGTTTCAATAAAATATTTAATGAAAAGAGAAAAATTTTCGTGCCTTACTTTACTCTAGGTGATCCTAATTTAGATGATAATTTAAACATCATAAAATCAGCTGTTGAATCCGGTGCAGATGCTTTGGAATTAGGATTTCCGTTCTCAGATCCTATTGCTGATGGCCCAACTCACCAAAAGTCTATGGAACGTTCGTTACAGTCAGGTGTAGACTTCAAAAAATGCGTAAATCAAATTCATAAAATTAGAGAAAAATATCCAGACATACCGATAAGTTTACTATTGTATTATAATATTTTATTTCGTATTGGAGAGGAAAGTTACAGACAACTATCAGATGCTAAAGTCGATGGAATTGTTTGTGTTGATTTGCCATTTGAGGAATCTCATGAACACCGTAAATTAATGGATAAGTATAAGCTTGGTAAAGTTCAATTAATCGGACCTAATACTTCATTAGAACGAGCTAGATTTCTTTTTAATGAATCGAATGCCTATACATATGTAATCAGTGATTACGGAACAACAGGTGCAAAAAAATCATTAAGCCAATTTACTCTTGAACGTATTAGTGAATTAAAACAAGTCTCGGATAAACCCATGATTGTCGGTTTTGGTCTCTCAACACCTGAACAAGTTGCAGAGGTTTTATCGCAAGGTGCAGATGGTGCAATTGTTGGTAGTTATCTAACTCAAAAAATTGAAAAATATCATGATCAACCAATGAAAGCACAACAAGAAATCTCTTCTTTTATTCAAGACACTAAAAAATTAATAAATTAA
- a CDS encoding ArsB/NhaD family transporter — MYFSLIISLIIFLLIAVKQWLPKKIKIWNIMAFGAAINLITGQLSISEALHYIDWNIIFYLTGIFFITASIYESGCSQSLSNFITRFNSFPIALLCYMVFLFCTTLLFTNDASAIIGVPLAIAISRKYDKSLNLILLSLCATITISSVTSPIGNPQNILVATDPFLNNAWSSFFHSLFMPTLLCLIFSFFWFYFLMDRTSQSIKSNHQTLEKTQYKRKYLPNILISCSIFVVFIVIKISYSHSQNIFLSYGFISMFAAIPLFLQKESHKTMFQKLDWETIIFFISMFIVTGAVLKSNVLSSLLGNNVNQLGQSNIVAAFSFIGSQIFSNVPMVDIYLNLLEQKSQHALMLLAAMSTIAGNLFLISAASNVIVLQQAEKYTGRQAFTFWSFFFVNLPITIFSSICLYLLI; from the coding sequence ATGTATTTTAGTTTAATAATATCATTAATCATCTTTCTTCTTATCGCCGTAAAACAATGGCTTCCAAAAAAAATTAAAATATGGAATATTATGGCTTTTGGAGCTGCTATTAATCTTATTACTGGTCAGCTTTCTATTTCAGAGGCTCTTCATTATATTGATTGGAATATTATCTTTTATTTAACCGGTATTTTTTTTATTACAGCATCTATCTACGAGTCTGGTTGCTCTCAAAGTTTATCTAACTTTATTACGCGATTTAACTCTTTTCCAATCGCTTTACTTTGCTACATGGTCTTTTTATTTTGCACGACGCTTTTATTCACAAACGATGCTTCCGCAATTATAGGCGTACCATTAGCGATTGCTATTTCCCGAAAATATGATAAATCTTTAAACCTTATTTTGCTTTCGTTATGTGCTACTATAACTATTTCAAGTGTTACCTCTCCAATTGGTAATCCCCAAAATATCTTAGTTGCAACAGATCCTTTTTTAAATAATGCCTGGAGTTCATTTTTTCATTCACTATTTATGCCAACACTTTTATGTCTCATTTTTTCTTTTTTTTGGTTTTACTTTCTTATGGATCGAACGAGCCAATCTATAAAATCAAACCATCAAACACTTGAAAAAACTCAGTATAAAAGAAAATATTTACCAAATATTTTAATATCTTGTTCCATCTTTGTAGTATTTATTGTAATAAAAATATCCTATTCCCATTCTCAGAATATATTTTTAAGTTATGGTTTCATTAGTATGTTTGCCGCAATACCTTTATTCTTACAAAAAGAATCTCATAAAACTATGTTCCAAAAACTTGATTGGGAAACCATTATCTTTTTTATATCTATGTTTATAGTGACAGGAGCAGTACTAAAATCGAATGTTTTATCTAGCCTTTTGGGAAACAATGTTAATCAGTTAGGTCAATCCAATATTGTTGCTGCATTTAGTTTTATCGGAAGTCAAATTTTTTCAAATGTGCCCATGGTGGATATTTACTTAAATTTGTTAGAACAGAAAAGCCAACACGCCTTAATGTTGTTAGCTGCAATGTCAACAATTGCGGGAAATTTATTTTTAATCAGTGCAGCAAGTAATGTAATTGTACTTCAACAGGCAGAAAAATACACAGGGCGTCAAGCCTTCACATTTTGGTCCTTTTTTTTCGTAAACTTACCCATCACTATTTTTTCATCTATTTGCCTATATTTGCTCATTTAG
- the trpB gene encoding tryptophan synthase subunit beta has product MQLNTRYGKFGGCYAPENLLNILTEIEDGFIRFIKDEEQLNGYHQLLKDFAGRETPLTYATNLSRKYDCEFYLKREDLLHGGAHKTNNTIGQLLLAKFLGKKRIIAETGAGQHGVATAMTAAKLGLDAEIYMGAVDIERQKTNVQRMKIFGATVHPVTSGGATLKDAINDAMRDWIKNSEDTYYCFGTAAGPHPFPSLVRFFQKVIGEETKRQLNALKIDSPDALFACVGGGSNAIGFYAPFLEDEDVKIFGAEPGGLSIESGEHAATLTQGTEGVFHGMHSLFLQNEEGQIKEPYSISAGLDYPGIGPEHAFLKDSGRVDYCSVTDREAILAFEELSLEEGIIPAIESAHAVSLAIKYAKDSKQKKIIVINISGRGDKDIDSYIKYKQGVN; this is encoded by the coding sequence ATGCAACTTAATACAAGATATGGAAAGTTTGGTGGGTGCTATGCACCAGAAAATTTGTTAAATATTCTGACAGAGATAGAAGATGGTTTCATAAGGTTTATTAAAGATGAAGAACAATTAAATGGATATCATCAGTTATTAAAAGATTTTGCAGGAAGAGAAACCCCTCTTACATATGCAACTAACTTATCACGAAAATACGATTGTGAGTTTTATTTAAAAAGAGAAGATTTGCTACATGGTGGAGCTCATAAGACTAATAATACCATAGGGCAACTTTTATTGGCTAAATTTTTAGGAAAAAAGAGAATAATTGCTGAAACAGGTGCTGGTCAACATGGTGTTGCAACAGCAATGACGGCTGCAAAACTTGGCCTAGATGCGGAAATTTATATGGGTGCTGTAGATATCGAAAGACAAAAAACAAATGTACAAAGGATGAAGATTTTTGGCGCCACTGTTCATCCAGTCACATCAGGTGGCGCGACACTTAAAGATGCCATTAATGATGCAATGCGCGATTGGATTAAAAATTCGGAAGACACTTACTATTGTTTTGGAACTGCAGCTGGTCCACACCCATTTCCAAGCTTAGTGAGATTTTTTCAAAAAGTTATTGGTGAAGAAACTAAACGTCAACTCAATGCTCTTAAAATAGATAGTCCGGATGCATTGTTTGCTTGCGTGGGGGGAGGAAGCAATGCAATTGGGTTTTATGCGCCATTTCTTGAGGATGAGGATGTTAAAATATTTGGCGCTGAGCCTGGAGGATTAAGTATAGAAAGTGGAGAACATGCTGCTACACTCACACAGGGAACAGAAGGCGTCTTTCATGGTATGCATTCACTATTTTTGCAAAATGAAGAAGGACAAATCAAAGAGCCTTATTCAATTTCAGCAGGGTTAGATTACCCAGGCATTGGTCCTGAGCATGCCTTTTTAAAAGATAGTGGTAGAGTAGATTATTGTAGCGTGACCGACCGAGAAGCTATTCTTGCCTTTGAGGAACTTTCCTTAGAAGAAGGAATAATTCCCGCAATCGAATCAGCTCATGCAGTCTCATTAGCAATAAAATATGCAAAAGATTCTAAACAAAAAAAAATAATTGTCATAAATATTTCTGGAAGAGGTGATAAAGATATAGACAGTTATATAAAATACAAACAAGGAGTGAACTAG
- a CDS encoding LysR family transcriptional regulator, translating to MKELDGLLLFAVVCKHMSFVNASRELNVPNTTLSRKIKALETHVGGKLLERTTRSLRLTDLGQKVYIKATKILETIDELKKEVDDASNIPAGELKISCPRAIAQTLLLPLFTDFKRAFSKITLRINTSPRYLNFIDHKLDFAFRFGHIPDSNLISMALTEISYILVSSPNYATNINVSHPSQLSQFDKIIYLNEDKVQEWELSHNKEILKLNMDGQIYSDDFNLTLSLVLMGRGIAYLPCTFVRKHLISGELIQILPDWKSTKLPLRLLYSEKSNLSKKSKSFIDFVREQKSKLNNYL from the coding sequence ATGAAAGAGTTGGATGGATTATTATTATTTGCCGTCGTATGTAAGCACATGAGTTTTGTCAATGCATCTAGAGAGCTAAATGTCCCAAATACAACTCTCAGCCGAAAAATTAAGGCGCTTGAAACTCATGTTGGAGGAAAGTTACTCGAAAGAACTACTCGATCTCTTCGATTAACAGATCTTGGTCAAAAAGTTTATATCAAAGCAACTAAAATATTAGAAACGATTGATGAACTTAAAAAAGAGGTTGATGATGCTAGTAATATACCTGCTGGAGAATTAAAAATATCGTGTCCACGTGCAATTGCTCAAACATTGTTGTTACCTCTTTTCACTGACTTTAAAAGAGCTTTCTCAAAAATCACCTTGAGAATTAATACATCCCCGCGTTATCTAAATTTTATTGATCACAAATTAGATTTTGCTTTTAGATTTGGTCATATCCCAGATTCAAATTTAATTAGTATGGCATTGACTGAAATTTCATACATCCTTGTTTCTTCACCTAATTATGCAACAAACATCAATGTTTCTCATCCCAGTCAGCTCAGTCAATTTGATAAGATTATTTACCTTAATGAAGATAAAGTACAGGAATGGGAGCTTTCCCATAATAAAGAAATCTTGAAATTAAACATGGATGGACAAATTTACAGTGATGACTTTAATTTAACACTTTCATTAGTTTTAATGGGACGAGGAATTGCATATTTACCATGTACATTTGTGAGAAAACATCTCATTTCAGGTGAACTGATTCAAATCTTACCAGATTGGAAATCAACAAAGCTCCCACTTCGCCTACTTTATTCTGAAAAAAGCAACCTATCTAAAAAGTCAAAATCTTTTATTGATTTTGTGAGAGAGCAAAAAAGCAAGTTAAATAATTATTTATAA
- the murQ gene encoding N-acetylmuramic acid 6-phosphate etherase, with translation MDSKDIKLGSFLTERQNKLSENIDQVSTSEMLRIMNLEDQKVALAVEKEIPMITKVVNVTVESFHEGGRLIYIGAGTSGRLGILDASECPPTFGTPKEQVMGLIAGGEKAILSAVENAEDEKDRGRKDLEKIFFSQKDVLVGIAASGRTPYVIGAMEYAKSCGAKVASICCNPEGKMNEIADYPICAVVGPEVITGSSRLKAGTAQKLILNMISTGSMIRSGKVYGNLMVDVEPTNSKLIERQKRIVMSATNCSYEEAKDMLNLCEGNCKLAIVKILTGLDLSEVEDLLKQQKGFIRKSLDSLKKK, from the coding sequence TTGGATTCAAAGGATATTAAATTGGGTTCTTTTTTAACTGAGCGCCAAAATAAATTAAGTGAAAATATTGATCAGGTTTCAACTAGTGAAATGTTGAGGATCATGAACTTAGAAGATCAGAAAGTTGCTTTAGCTGTCGAAAAAGAAATTCCTATGATTACAAAGGTAGTTAATGTAACGGTTGAATCATTTCATGAAGGTGGAAGGTTAATCTATATAGGAGCTGGAACCTCTGGTCGGTTGGGGATATTAGATGCTAGTGAGTGTCCGCCTACTTTTGGCACACCCAAAGAGCAGGTAATGGGTCTGATAGCCGGAGGAGAAAAAGCAATTTTATCGGCAGTTGAGAATGCTGAAGATGAAAAAGATAGAGGTAGAAAAGACTTAGAAAAGATTTTTTTTAGTCAAAAGGATGTTTTAGTCGGTATTGCTGCTAGTGGGAGAACACCTTACGTTATTGGTGCCATGGAATATGCCAAAAGTTGTGGTGCAAAAGTAGCATCTATTTGTTGTAATCCAGAGGGGAAAATGAATGAAATTGCGGATTACCCTATCTGTGCGGTTGTCGGACCAGAAGTTATAACAGGCTCTTCAAGGTTGAAAGCAGGAACAGCTCAAAAGTTAATCTTAAATATGATCTCAACCGGCTCAATGATTCGCTCTGGTAAAGTTTACGGAAATTTAATGGTAGATGTTGAACCCACAAATTCAAAATTAATCGAACGTCAAAAAAGAATCGTCATGAGCGCGACAAATTGTTCTTATGAGGAAGCAAAAGATATGCTTAATTTGTGTGAAGGCAATTGTAAATTAGCTATTGTTAAAATTTTGACAGGTCTTGATTTATCAGAGGTGGAGGATTTATTGAAACAACAAAAAGGTTTTATAAGAAAATCTTTGGATAGTTTAAAAAAAAAATGA
- a CDS encoding KpsF/GutQ family sugar-phosphate isomerase has product MTAKTHALEVIDIEIASLQHMKKNLDDNFNDAIDSILESKGRLIICGMGKSGIIGRKISASLSSTGTFSFFMHPGEAFHGDLGMVKSEDTMLLISNSGETEEVLKILPFLKDNKNLIISMTGNAKSSLAVASDYHLDVSVLEEACPLNLAPTTSTTATLVMGDAITVALMKKRNFKPEHYARYHPGGSLGKKLLSKVKHEMFTKDLPFVSLNATLVEMIDVITRGNLGLCIVEDAEETKGLVTDGDLRRALKEKGKNAFELIAKDILTANPLDISADASMEQAFNLMECKKITSLLVKEKQRVVGVIKK; this is encoded by the coding sequence ATGACAGCAAAAACACATGCTTTAGAAGTCATTGATATTGAAATTGCATCTTTGCAACATATGAAGAAAAATTTGGATGATAATTTTAATGATGCGATAGATTCTATCTTAGAATCAAAAGGTCGTTTGATTATTTGTGGAATGGGTAAGTCAGGAATTATTGGAAGAAAAATTTCCGCGTCTCTTTCCAGTACAGGTACTTTTAGTTTTTTTATGCATCCAGGCGAAGCTTTTCATGGTGATTTAGGCATGGTTAAGTCAGAGGATACCATGCTATTAATTTCGAACTCTGGTGAAACAGAAGAAGTTTTAAAGATACTTCCTTTTTTAAAGGATAATAAAAACTTAATTATTTCAATGACTGGAAATGCAAAGTCTTCGCTGGCTGTTGCATCTGATTATCATCTTGATGTTTCTGTGTTAGAAGAGGCATGCCCGTTAAACCTGGCTCCGACTACGTCTACGACTGCAACTTTAGTGATGGGGGATGCTATAACCGTTGCCTTAATGAAAAAAAGGAACTTTAAACCTGAACATTATGCTCGCTACCACCCTGGAGGAAGTTTAGGAAAAAAACTTTTAAGTAAAGTAAAGCATGAAATGTTTACAAAAGATTTACCGTTTGTATCGCTTAATGCGACTTTAGTTGAGATGATAGATGTCATTACGCGAGGTAATCTTGGACTATGCATTGTTGAAGATGCCGAGGAAACAAAAGGCTTAGTTACTGATGGAGATCTAAGGCGAGCACTTAAAGAAAAAGGCAAAAATGCTTTTGAGCTTATAGCAAAAGATATTTTGACAGCTAATCCACTTGATATTTCTGCAGATGCTAGTATGGAGCAAGCTTTCAATTTAATGGAATGTAAAAAAATTACGTCTCTATTAGTTAAAGAAAAACAAAGAGTAGTTGGTGTGATTAAAAAATAA
- a CDS encoding KdsC family phosphatase, with the protein MNIKNLNNIKMVVLDVDGVLTDGSIYVDGKGEIFKQFDAKDGLGIQVLKTHDILTGIISGKSSQALDYRCNQLGFDEIITGCKNKLPELERICIKHQIELSDVAYCGDDIIDVAIMKKVGLAVCPVDGHPLAQKEADWIIDKPGGHGMVRTFIDKLIMEQKGCSLEEVYEPIFKLIESDNLSKVKQ; encoded by the coding sequence TTGAATATAAAAAATTTAAATAATATAAAAATGGTAGTTTTAGATGTTGATGGGGTACTAACGGATGGAAGTATTTATGTTGATGGCAAGGGAGAAATCTTCAAACAATTTGACGCGAAAGATGGCTTAGGAATTCAAGTATTAAAAACTCATGATATTTTAACGGGCATCATCTCAGGAAAATCGAGCCAAGCACTTGACTATCGTTGTAACCAGCTGGGTTTTGATGAAATTATTACAGGTTGTAAAAATAAACTTCCAGAACTAGAAAGAATTTGCATAAAACATCAAATAGAGTTATCTGATGTTGCTTATTGTGGAGATGATATTATTGATGTAGCTATAATGAAAAAGGTCGGTTTAGCTGTATGTCCTGTTGATGGGCACCCACTTGCTCAAAAAGAAGCTGATTGGATTATAGATAAGCCTGGTGGACATGGTATGGTAAGAACTTTTATTGATAAACTTATTATGGAACAAAAAGGATGTAGCCTGGAAGAAGTCTATGAGCCTATTTTTAAATTAATTGAATCAGACAATCTATCCAAGGTAAAACAATAA
- a CDS encoding AAA family ATPase, with amino-acid sequence MDIQRQQQNERRVICAIERGYGNSDSDVGKLRAFFEVSSPNEVTPINSTKMFCETEQVFVTGKFSELKEKFGNKLFEVYCIPSFEHRDGDCRYVTRLGSCSDIKGLSCCQVFDHPLPSVTEPEVVLTSEPQTKSILFRDKDFIYGPFEYTNNTETSEGNKRYQVKAITTPINTTTPSFHIGKVSSPQYISSLYDKIHQPVLLGNIKRCFDSAELIDFISDDQIISTYGTKIAKNSEIRSFNKGTITQIRKSFASSIEQRRFPQRFQRLFEALEKSNSWEGNRKELIDSFLKTDSGKQIVDNYIHLNPDDLFKGERQSYLEQLDKEYEDKHNEIENLRSRKEEIESEIRKLQREREQVELNAVQNSDSNEALEVLTQKHKAQFDTEIQDKKKELDDLQSEIAGLKSKYRKFTKMEAIEDEIKGLDRDKDRAKERLKDMEEQVVEVQKKLKESNESLTARLLKLKPDVDALSGIAPRKKRESVSYNIQTLSTKLDNLDDFREELIDRTLDRLNKLGRKTDYNTVTNILTTLAQSQFTLFSGRPGTGKTSLAKMLGTSLGLQNRLLNIPVARGWTSSKDILGFYNALSCSFNPAATGLYELLTQLHKESKDSINGAPAICLLDEFNLSQPEHYFSPFLEMSDPESKRTIATGDQEAPYLEVPHYLRFLGTINNDESVQPLTPRMLDRAAIISFDEIEPDYDLSLGTPVSLDDSDIIPISGKAFIEAFAPKSLVLPQEIELTLKEIVDTLRDDKAEFGSAVNVSFRKVKAIRAYHNVTSSMYIDNRFVALDYAVSQHIIPLLNGYGKNFGTRLEQLKSCIPDEMEISHKMLHKIIRNGDQNMFTYGFNL; translated from the coding sequence ATGGATATACAAAGACAGCAGCAGAATGAAAGACGGGTTATTTGTGCAATTGAGAGAGGTTATGGTAACTCGGATAGTGATGTTGGTAAGTTAAGAGCCTTTTTTGAAGTTAGCTCCCCAAACGAAGTGACTCCAATCAACAGCACCAAGATGTTCTGTGAAACTGAACAGGTTTTTGTCACAGGAAAATTCTCAGAGCTTAAAGAAAAGTTTGGAAATAAGCTCTTTGAAGTTTATTGTATTCCTTCCTTTGAACACCGCGATGGTGACTGCCGATATGTCACACGATTAGGATCCTGCTCTGATATCAAGGGACTATCTTGTTGCCAAGTCTTCGATCACCCTCTACCTAGTGTTACAGAACCAGAAGTTGTGCTCACTTCTGAGCCACAAACCAAATCAATACTATTTAGAGATAAAGATTTCATTTATGGTCCATTTGAGTATACCAACAACACCGAAACTTCCGAAGGAAATAAGCGCTATCAAGTAAAAGCGATTACCACTCCTATTAATACTACAACACCTTCATTTCACATTGGAAAAGTATCTTCTCCACAGTACATAAGCTCACTTTATGATAAAATCCATCAACCTGTATTACTCGGAAATATAAAAAGATGTTTTGATTCGGCTGAGTTGATTGACTTTATATCTGATGATCAAATCATATCCACATATGGCACTAAGATAGCTAAAAACTCTGAAATTCGTAGTTTCAACAAAGGGACTATTACACAAATTAGAAAATCTTTTGCGTCCAGTATCGAGCAAAGAAGGTTCCCTCAACGTTTCCAACGTTTATTTGAGGCACTAGAGAAATCAAATTCTTGGGAAGGAAACCGTAAAGAACTGATAGATAGCTTTTTAAAAACAGATTCAGGAAAACAAATTGTAGACAACTACATTCATTTGAACCCTGATGACTTATTTAAAGGAGAGAGGCAGTCTTATCTTGAACAGTTAGATAAAGAGTATGAGGACAAGCATAATGAAATCGAAAATTTAAGATCGAGGAAAGAAGAGATAGAGTCAGAGATTCGAAAACTTCAAAGAGAGCGAGAACAAGTTGAACTAAATGCAGTTCAAAACAGCGATTCAAATGAAGCTTTAGAAGTTCTTACTCAGAAACATAAAGCTCAGTTTGATACAGAGATTCAAGATAAAAAGAAAGAATTAGATGATCTGCAATCTGAGATAGCTGGTCTTAAAAGTAAATATAGAAAGTTTACTAAAATGGAAGCTATCGAGGACGAAATAAAAGGTTTAGACCGCGATAAAGACCGTGCGAAAGAACGTTTAAAGGACATGGAAGAGCAGGTTGTTGAAGTCCAAAAAAAGTTGAAAGAATCCAATGAAAGCTTAACGGCAAGGTTGTTAAAATTAAAGCCCGATGTTGATGCATTATCGGGTATCGCTCCGAGAAAAAAACGAGAGTCCGTTAGCTATAACATACAAACCCTATCGACTAAGTTAGATAATTTAGATGATTTTCGAGAAGAACTTATTGACCGTACACTAGATAGATTAAATAAGTTAGGTCGTAAAACAGATTACAACACTGTTACCAATATACTTACGACTCTTGCACAATCTCAATTTACGTTATTCTCTGGTCGCCCAGGAACGGGTAAAACGTCTTTAGCTAAAATGTTAGGAACGAGTTTGGGCTTGCAAAACCGATTACTGAATATTCCTGTAGCAAGAGGATGGACTAGCTCTAAAGATATTTTAGGTTTTTACAATGCACTTTCTTGTTCATTTAACCCTGCTGCAACTGGACTTTATGAGCTTTTGACGCAGCTTCACAAAGAATCTAAAGACAGTATAAATGGTGCACCAGCAATTTGCCTACTTGATGAGTTCAATCTAAGTCAACCAGAACACTATTTCAGTCCATTCTTAGAAATGTCTGATCCAGAGTCTAAACGAACTATCGCGACAGGAGATCAAGAGGCACCATATCTGGAAGTCCCGCATTATTTGCGTTTTTTGGGCACTATTAATAATGATGAGTCTGTACAACCTTTAACTCCAAGAATGTTAGATCGAGCAGCGATTATTAGCTTCGATGAGATTGAACCTGACTATGATTTGTCATTAGGTACGCCAGTAAGTTTAGATGACTCAGATATTATTCCAATTTCAGGTAAAGCATTTATAGAAGCTTTTGCTCCTAAATCACTTGTTCTACCTCAGGAGATTGAGCTTACTCTAAAAGAGATTGTAGATACTCTTAGAGATGATAAGGCAGAATTTGGCTCCGCAGTAAATGTTTCGTTCCGTAAGGTTAAAGCTATTCGAGCATATCACAACGTTACCTCATCAATGTACATTGATAATAGGTTTGTGGCTTTGGATTACGCGGTGAGTCAACATATAATTCCCCTTTTAAACGGCTATGGCAAAAATTTTGGTACACGATTAGAGCAACTTAAGTCCTGTATTCCTGATGAGATGGAAATTTCACATAAAATGCTGCATAAAATAATAAGGAATGGAGACCAGAATATGTTCACATATGGCTTTAACCTATGA